One genomic segment of Borrelia coriaceae includes these proteins:
- a CDS encoding tetratricopeptide repeat protein, with translation MKKWFSIFLFLVISCGDESKEKVNLGLRIREIEIAGGGSLEKIEVYKEFIDKEEKNILKIINSIDKKARFFSLIGLELIKLSQYGPAIEYFNKNLEYGPDNYLSHFYIGVSAYNLAKGMQSREKIKEYFILAENSFLKSISIKDDFKESIFALSNMYVYDLDKQLEAKGYLSKLESMGENYFEFFMLRGANYYSLGDFDNALLFYKKAKDKASTQDQVEGVDKIMSNFK, from the coding sequence ATGAAAAAATGGTTTTCAATATTTTTGTTTTTAGTTATTTCTTGTGGTGATGAATCTAAAGAAAAGGTTAATCTTGGACTTAGAATAAGAGAGATAGAGATAGCAGGTGGTGGTTCATTAGAAAAAATTGAAGTTTATAAGGAATTTATTGATAAAGAAGAGAAAAATATATTAAAAATAATAAATTCTATTGATAAAAAGGCTAGATTTTTTAGTTTAATTGGGCTTGAACTTATTAAGCTTAGTCAATATGGTCCTGCTATTGAATATTTTAATAAGAATCTGGAGTATGGGCCTGATAATTATTTATCTCATTTTTATATAGGAGTTTCTGCTTATAATTTGGCTAAAGGGATGCAGAGCAGAGAAAAAATTAAGGAATATTTTATTCTTGCTGAAAATTCTTTTTTGAAATCAATTTCTATTAAAGATGATTTTAAGGAATCTATTTTTGCTCTCTCTAATATGTATGTTTATGACCTTGATAAACAGTTAGAAGCTAAGGGATATTTAAGCAAACTTGAGTCTATGGGAGAGAATTATTTTGAATTTTTTATGTTAAGGGGTGCGAATTATTATTCTCTTGGTGATTTTGATAATGCTTTGTTATTTTATAAAAAGGCCAAAGATAAAGCCTCAACTCAAGATCAGGTAGAGGGAGTTGATAAAATAATGAGTAATTTTAAGTAG
- the ftsZ gene encoding cell division protein FtsZ, which translates to MKDYNIIDSHSKRFDSATNPTVLKVIGAGGGGSNAVNRMIEYGVRDVEFIVANTDLQALQTSIAPIKIALGAKVTAGLGAGGRPEIGQAAAEEDIDIIKNHLAGADMVFITAGMGGGTGTGAAPVIAQVAKELGILTVGVVTKPFKFEGPKKMRLAEQGINNLRKSVDTLIIIPNQKLLTVVDKRTTIKDAFKRADDVLRMGVQGIAGLIIEHGEVNIDFADVKSIMQGQGDALMGIGYGKGENRAVDAATSAISNPLLEDVRIEGSKGLLVNITGGEDFSLLELEEIMGIITASVDDEATVIYGHAINSNLDDEIYVTVVATGFSSKKQKDLSGVVENNTLSSKEFDSLMSGTQAVSENDYVANDNFIAKSKNVNYFEDDIDVPTFLRNLNKKSSDN; encoded by the coding sequence ATGAAAGATTATAATATTATTGATAGTCATTCAAAAAGATTTGATTCTGCTACAAATCCTACGGTTCTTAAAGTAATTGGTGCAGGCGGTGGCGGTAGCAATGCTGTTAATCGTATGATTGAATATGGAGTAAGAGATGTTGAGTTTATTGTAGCGAATACGGACCTTCAAGCTCTTCAAACTTCTATTGCTCCAATAAAGATTGCTCTTGGTGCCAAAGTTACTGCAGGTCTTGGAGCCGGTGGGAGACCTGAGATTGGGCAAGCTGCTGCAGAAGAAGATATTGATATTATTAAGAATCATTTAGCAGGTGCTGATATGGTATTTATCACTGCTGGAATGGGTGGGGGGACTGGAACAGGAGCTGCACCTGTTATTGCTCAGGTTGCTAAAGAACTTGGAATTTTAACTGTTGGAGTTGTTACTAAGCCTTTTAAATTTGAAGGTCCTAAAAAAATGCGACTTGCTGAACAGGGAATAAATAATTTAAGAAAATCTGTTGATACTTTAATCATTATTCCAAATCAAAAACTTTTAACTGTTGTTGATAAGCGAACCACAATTAAAGATGCCTTCAAGAGGGCTGATGATGTTTTAAGAATGGGTGTGCAGGGGATTGCAGGTCTTATTATTGAGCATGGAGAAGTTAATATTGATTTTGCTGATGTTAAGAGCATTATGCAAGGACAAGGTGATGCTTTGATGGGTATTGGTTATGGTAAGGGTGAGAATAGAGCAGTTGATGCTGCTACTTCTGCTATTAGTAATCCTTTACTTGAAGATGTTAGAATAGAGGGGTCTAAGGGACTTCTTGTTAACATAACTGGTGGTGAAGATTTCTCATTGCTTGAGCTTGAAGAGATTATGGGAATCATTACTGCTAGTGTTGATGATGAGGCTACCGTAATATATGGACATGCAATTAACTCAAATCTTGATGATGAGATTTATGTTACAGTTGTTGCTACCGGATTTTCTTCTAAAAAACAGAAAGATTTATCTGGTGTTGTTGAGAATAATACTTTAAGTTCAAAAGAATTTGATAGTTTGATGTCAGGCACTCAAGCTGTTTCAGAGAATGATTATGTGGCGAATGATAATTTTATAGCAAAGTCAAAAAATGTTAATTATTTTGAGGATGATATTGATGTTCCTACATTCCTTAGAAATTTGAATAAAAAAAGTAGTGATAATTGA
- the ftsA gene encoding cell division protein FtsA, with protein sequence MSRELIVGLDVGTSKICTVVAEVNLNNQLEIVGIGTSVSRGVRKGVLINIEAALDSISSSIEAAELISGCDIVTLSVSMSGSSIEGTNSRGVVAINSKTREIDNEDVERVIEAAKAIVIPMDREILHVIPQEFIVDGIPHIKNPIDMMGIRLEGEVHIITGSSSSSQNLVRCVNRAGFSVDEIVLGSLASSYATLSKEEREMGVLFVDMGKGTTDIILYVDGSPYYTGVIPIGANRVTLDIAQVWKVPEDVAENIKITAGVAHVSALESQMESVIIPNLGTRPPQEKSRRELAIIIHSRLSEIFEMIKAEIMKRGLYNKINGGIVLTGGGALFPGISNLTEEIFRYPSRIGFPMNINGVGEEYIGPKFSSALGLVLYKHEQQKFNKLKKGNSKSKRQSKIASKLKGWFLKEWF encoded by the coding sequence GTGTCTAGGGAGTTGATAGTAGGATTAGATGTTGGAACTTCAAAGATTTGTACTGTTGTGGCTGAGGTAAATTTGAATAATCAGTTAGAGATAGTAGGCATAGGCACTAGTGTATCAAGAGGTGTTAGAAAAGGAGTTCTTATAAATATTGAAGCTGCTCTTGATTCAATTTCTAGTTCTATTGAAGCCGCTGAGCTTATTTCAGGGTGCGATATTGTAACTCTTTCTGTTTCCATGTCCGGTAGTAGCATTGAGGGTACTAATTCCCGTGGGGTTGTTGCAATAAATTCAAAAACCAGGGAGATTGATAATGAAGATGTTGAGCGTGTTATTGAAGCTGCTAAAGCAATTGTGATTCCTATGGATAGAGAAATTTTACATGTGATTCCTCAAGAATTTATTGTAGATGGAATTCCTCATATAAAGAATCCAATAGATATGATGGGAATTCGCCTTGAAGGTGAGGTGCATATCATTACGGGCTCTAGTTCTTCAAGTCAGAATTTAGTTAGATGCGTAAATCGTGCCGGATTTTCTGTTGATGAGATTGTACTTGGAAGTTTGGCCTCATCTTATGCTACCTTATCTAAAGAAGAGAGAGAAATGGGAGTTTTGTTTGTTGACATGGGTAAGGGTACAACTGACATAATTCTTTATGTTGATGGTTCTCCTTATTATACAGGAGTAATTCCTATAGGTGCAAATAGAGTCACTCTTGATATTGCGCAAGTGTGGAAGGTGCCTGAAGATGTTGCTGAGAATATTAAAATAACAGCTGGTGTTGCTCATGTTTCTGCTCTTGAGAGTCAAATGGAAAGTGTTATCATTCCTAATCTTGGCACCAGACCTCCTCAAGAGAAAAGTCGAAGAGAATTGGCTATAATCATTCATTCAAGATTAAGTGAGATCTTTGAGATGATAAAAGCTGAAATAATGAAGAGAGGGCTTTATAATAAGATTAATGGAGGAATTGTGTTAACTGGAGGAGGTGCCTTGTTTCCTGGTATTTCTAATTTGACAGAGGAAATATTCAGATATCCCTCAAGAATAGGATTTCCAATGAATATTAATGGAGTTGGAGAGGAGTATATTGGTCCTAAATTTTCCTCAGCTCTTGGTCTTGTTCTTTATAAACATGAGCAGCAAAAATTCAATAAATTAAAGAAAGGAAATAGTAAGTCTAAGAGACAAAGTAAAATAGCTTCAAAATTGAAAGGTTGGTTTTTGAAGGAATGGTTTTGA
- a CDS encoding cell division protein FtsQ/DivIB: MLIYRKFLIIYIYIVISLILLEIVFIIFISPYFLIRYISFNDDIHISKEDILSISGIKPDTYYYDADVSIYEKNIMRDLRVKNVKVELKFPNTIKINIERRLPVVTAYENVNGSFIYYFIASDGVILEKCQDLIYDLPIISGLNLKDNKVGDFLEDRMLAIIKNLNYVKINQSTLYNLISEINFLKLNFYDYKIILYIKNIYNKIVITADMDLINVMHKVFMISDLLKGRADTVDLRSGDIILLGEN, translated from the coding sequence ATGTTGATTTATAGAAAATTTTTGATCATATACATTTATATAGTAATTTCTCTTATACTACTTGAGATTGTTTTTATTATTTTTATTTCTCCATACTTTCTAATTAGATACATTAGTTTTAATGATGATATCCATATATCTAAGGAAGATATATTAAGTATTTCAGGCATTAAACCTGATACTTATTATTATGATGCTGATGTTAGTATTTATGAGAAAAATATTATGAGGGATCTAAGAGTAAAAAATGTGAAGGTAGAGCTTAAATTCCCTAATACGATCAAAATTAATATTGAAAGAAGATTGCCTGTAGTTACTGCTTATGAAAATGTTAATGGCAGTTTTATTTATTATTTTATTGCTTCAGATGGTGTAATTTTAGAAAAATGTCAAGATTTAATTTATGATTTGCCTATAATTAGTGGATTAAATTTAAAAGACAATAAAGTTGGTGATTTTTTAGAAGATAGGATGCTTGCTATTATAAAAAATCTTAATTATGTTAAAATAAATCAAAGTACTTTGTATAATTTAATATCAGAAATTAATTTTTTGAAGTTAAATTTTTATGATTACAAGATTATTTTGTATATAAAAAATATATATAATAAGATAGTAATAACAGCGGATATGGATTTAATAAATGTAATGCATAAAGTGTTCATGATATCTGATTTGCTTAAGGGAAGAGCCGATACTGTTGATTTAAGAAGCGGTGATATCATTTTATTAGGAGAAAATTAG
- the ftsW gene encoding putative lipid II flippase FtsW, with amino-acid sequence MFVEQASLRKYYLLILWSLVAYGLIIFYTSSFFLSLELTGDPNFLFLMRLKYLFLSFMVFFFFERISLDILKKIVSIILLVTFILVLATFFSPSISGAQRWIFVKGVSIQPSEIFKVSFTIYLSSYLSKFRLKLDNNVAYWLKPMLIFGIFWLCIILQNDYSTAIYFAILFFIILFVSGMSLGYIFAILLTFVPISMLFLIFEPYRVARIFAFLNPYDDPLGKGYQIIASLNALKNGGLGGKGLGMGEIKLGRLPEANSDFIFSVLGEELGFFGICFAIILFFLFFYFGFFVAICAKTRFRFFIAFISSLTIFLQSIMNILIAIGLLPPTGINLPFFSSGGSSIVVTMALSGLIANVSRDVESE; translated from the coding sequence ATGTTTGTAGAGCAAGCCTCTCTTAGAAAATATTATTTACTTATTTTGTGGTCGCTTGTTGCTTATGGTCTTATTATATTTTATACATCTTCATTTTTTTTAAGTCTAGAACTTACAGGAGATCCTAATTTTTTATTTTTAATGCGTCTTAAATATCTTTTTTTAAGCTTTATGGTATTTTTTTTCTTTGAGAGAATTTCTTTAGACATTTTAAAAAAAATTGTTTCTATTATATTGCTTGTAACTTTTATATTGGTTTTAGCAACTTTTTTCTCGCCTAGTATTTCAGGTGCGCAAAGGTGGATATTTGTAAAAGGAGTTAGTATTCAGCCTTCAGAGATTTTTAAGGTATCTTTTACAATTTATCTTTCAAGTTATTTGAGTAAGTTTAGATTAAAGTTAGATAATAATGTTGCTTACTGGCTCAAACCCATGTTAATTTTTGGTATTTTTTGGCTATGCATAATTTTGCAAAATGATTATTCAACAGCTATTTATTTTGCCATTCTTTTTTTTATTATTTTATTTGTTTCTGGAATGTCATTGGGGTACATTTTTGCTATTTTACTTACTTTTGTTCCAATTTCTATGCTTTTTTTAATATTTGAACCTTACAGAGTTGCTAGAATTTTCGCATTTTTAAATCCTTATGATGATCCTTTAGGAAAGGGATATCAAATAATTGCATCACTTAATGCTTTAAAGAATGGTGGACTTGGGGGAAAAGGTCTTGGAATGGGAGAGATAAAGCTTGGCAGACTTCCAGAGGCTAATTCTGATTTTATTTTTTCTGTTCTTGGAGAGGAATTAGGATTTTTTGGGATTTGTTTTGCTATTATTTTATTTTTTTTATTTTTTTATTTTGGCTTTTTTGTTGCCATTTGTGCTAAAACTAGATTTAGGTTTTTTATTGCATTTATTTCAAGTCTTACAATTTTTCTTCAAAGTATCATGAATATTTTAATTGCAATTGGTCTTTTACCCCCTACAGGTATAAATTTACCATTTTTTTCATCAGGAGGTTCTTCCATTGTTGTTACAATGGCGCTTTCGGGATTGATAGCAAATGTTTCTAGGGATGTTGAAAGTGAATAG
- the mraY gene encoding phospho-N-acetylmuramoyl-pentapeptide-transferase, with protein sequence MFCLLGLRLLRYITFRTAYATIFAFLLALIFGPFIISRLKKLKLDQILRKDGPKRHLSEKIGIPTMGGILIFFCVLISLFFWINLWNIYFLIILFVMISFSCLGFMDDLLKIKRKNSEGLNPSFKIYGQILFSCISVSMLYYFGSEHVSIIYFPFFKSLKLNLGVLYIPFGMFILISASNSFNLTDGLDGLAIGLSIVVTGALVIIAYLTSRVDFASYLNIPNIKGSEELVVFLGALLGGSFGFLWFNAYPAKIMMGDTGSLSIGAVLGMAALILKSEILFAILAGVFVVETLSVIIQVIVYKQTKKRVFKMAPLHHHFEELGWSEMQVVIRFWIIGLIFAILALSTLKIR encoded by the coding sequence ATGTTTTGTTTATTAGGGCTTAGATTATTAAGGTATATTACTTTTAGAACTGCTTATGCTACTATTTTTGCATTTTTGCTTGCTTTAATTTTTGGTCCATTTATTATTTCGAGACTAAAAAAATTAAAGTTAGATCAAATTTTGAGAAAAGATGGACCAAAGCGCCATTTGAGTGAGAAAATAGGAATTCCTACTATGGGAGGTATTCTTATTTTTTTTTGTGTTTTAATCTCTTTGTTTTTCTGGATTAATCTTTGGAATATTTATTTTTTAATCATACTTTTTGTTATGATTAGTTTTTCATGCTTAGGATTTATGGATGATTTGTTAAAGATAAAGAGAAAAAATTCAGAGGGTCTCAATCCTAGTTTTAAAATTTATGGACAAATATTATTTTCTTGTATTTCAGTTAGTATGCTTTATTATTTTGGGAGTGAACATGTCAGTATAATTTATTTCCCCTTTTTTAAGTCTCTTAAATTAAATTTGGGAGTTTTATATATTCCGTTTGGAATGTTTATTTTAATATCGGCATCTAATTCTTTTAATTTGACAGATGGACTTGATGGACTTGCTATTGGACTTAGTATTGTTGTAACAGGTGCGTTAGTCATAATTGCATATCTTACAAGTAGAGTGGATTTTGCATCTTATTTGAATATTCCCAATATTAAGGGTTCTGAAGAACTTGTAGTATTCCTTGGAGCTTTACTTGGGGGTAGTTTTGGATTTTTGTGGTTTAATGCTTATCCTGCTAAAATAATGATGGGTGATACCGGTAGTCTTTCAATTGGAGCAGTTCTTGGAATGGCAGCTTTAATTTTGAAAAGTGAGATTCTTTTTGCAATTCTTGCAGGAGTTTTTGTGGTTGAGACTTTATCTGTAATTATTCAAGTTATAGTGTATAAGCAGACTAAGAAACGAGTGTTTAAAATGGCACCACTCCATCATCATTTTGAGGAGCTTGGTTGGTCTGAAATGCAGGTTGTTATTAGGTTTTGGATAATAGGCTTGATATTTGCTATACTTGCCTTAAGTACTCTTAAGATTAGATGA
- the murF gene encoding UDP-N-acetylmuramoyl-tripeptide--D-alanyl-D-alanine ligase translates to MHIKIEDILNSLKDIKFVGCSSSMQRVVSFYSLDSRELNAENSGASLYFAYKGDRLDGFSFVEYLIDIGVKCFVCSKDYEHLCVEYFKRDENLIFLLTSNVVVFLQELARHFIKRTSFKRIAVTGSNGKTTTKEMLYSILSERYKTCKTWGNLNSDIGLPLSILRTEGDEKYAVFEVGISYVGEMELLSSILNPEIVIVTNISYAHMQAFESLEIVASEKGKVMTSHTQMVILNESCPYHLNLREIAKSINPEVNIFYFDFHSLQIKSFAFLNDKFFYDFTYKGFDYSVLLPGQHNIFNAISCINLALLLGLSENEIRNGLLHTEFQKGRAELLRINDYLVLNDSYNGNLSSFMALKDMILALEIKSKKFIVLGSFKELGRFSYEAHKTVIQEIVLMNFDKAFLIGEEFQEVKKIESLAFNNLCYFSNFEGFVDYFVKDLESGCFVAIKGSRAHRLERVLDCF, encoded by the coding sequence GTGCATATAAAAATTGAAGATATTTTAAATTCTCTAAAGGATATTAAATTTGTTGGTTGTTCAAGTAGTATGCAAAGAGTCGTATCATTTTATTCTCTTGACAGTCGCGAGCTAAATGCAGAAAATAGTGGTGCTAGTCTTTATTTTGCATACAAGGGTGATAGGTTAGATGGATTTTCTTTTGTTGAATATTTAATTGATATTGGAGTTAAATGTTTTGTATGTTCTAAAGATTATGAGCATTTGTGTGTTGAGTATTTCAAAAGAGATGAGAATTTAATTTTTTTGCTTACTAGCAATGTGGTTGTTTTCCTTCAAGAATTAGCAAGGCATTTTATTAAAAGAACAAGTTTTAAAAGGATAGCTGTTACTGGCAGTAATGGGAAGACTACAACAAAAGAGATGCTTTACAGTATATTGTCAGAGCGATATAAAACTTGCAAGACTTGGGGAAATTTAAATTCGGATATTGGATTGCCTCTTAGTATTTTGAGAACTGAGGGAGATGAAAAGTATGCTGTTTTTGAAGTTGGAATAAGCTATGTGGGAGAAATGGAACTTCTTTCTAGTATATTAAATCCTGAAATTGTTATTGTAACAAATATAAGTTATGCTCATATGCAAGCTTTTGAAAGTCTAGAGATTGTTGCTTCTGAGAAGGGTAAAGTAATGACTAGTCATACTCAAATGGTTATTTTAAATGAAAGCTGTCCTTATCATTTGAATTTGAGAGAGATAGCTAAGTCTATAAATCCAGAGGTAAATATTTTTTATTTTGATTTTCATAGTCTTCAAATTAAGTCATTTGCATTTTTAAATGATAAATTTTTCTATGATTTTACTTATAAGGGATTTGATTATTCTGTTTTATTACCCGGACAGCATAATATTTTTAATGCAATATCTTGTATTAATTTAGCTTTATTGCTTGGACTTAGCGAGAATGAAATTCGTAATGGTTTGCTGCATACTGAGTTTCAAAAGGGTAGAGCAGAGCTTTTAAGAATAAATGACTATTTGGTTTTAAATGATTCTTATAATGGTAATTTAAGTTCATTTATGGCTTTAAAGGATATGATTTTGGCTCTTGAGATTAAGAGTAAAAAATTTATTGTTCTTGGTTCGTTTAAGGAACTTGGGAGATTTTCGTATGAAGCACACAAAACAGTGATACAAGAAATTGTTTTAATGAATTTTGATAAAGCTTTTTTAATTGGTGAAGAATTTCAAGAAGTAAAGAAAATTGAAAGCTTAGCCTTCAACAATTTATGTTATTTTAGTAATTTTGAAGGTTTTGTTGATTATTTTGTGAAAGATTTGGAGTCTGGATGTTTTGTTGCTATTAAAGGCTCAAGAGCACATAGGCTTGAAAGGGTACTTGATTGTTTTTAA
- the rsmH gene encoding 16S rRNA (cytosine(1402)-N(4))-methyltransferase RsmH → MSDILHTPVLLDEIFNLLESLNISDDFIFVDCTLGEGGHSSAVLRKYHNINVIGIERDEIVLNRAKECLIKFKEKVSYFNVWFDDFFNEYPLNSKVNFILADLGISMFHYKMSGRGFSFFEDERLDMRLNPSDGSLSAYDIVNTFDKKRLENLIYELSGERYSKRIVKSILDYRKIKKIETSREISDIVSKAYPRINLKINPATKTFQALRIYVNDELFRLKRSLPLWVESLASNGILAIITFHSLEDKIVKEFFKGLSKEQYCVLTKKPIVSSFEEKKCNNASRSAKLRAIKKLCESNEQD, encoded by the coding sequence ATGAGTGATATTTTGCATACTCCTGTACTTCTTGATGAGATTTTTAATCTTTTGGAGTCTTTAAATATAAGTGATGACTTTATTTTTGTTGATTGTACTCTTGGGGAAGGTGGGCATTCAAGTGCGGTTCTTAGGAAGTATCACAATATAAATGTGATTGGCATTGAAAGAGATGAGATTGTTTTAAATAGAGCAAAAGAGTGTCTTATAAAATTTAAGGAAAAGGTTTCATATTTTAATGTTTGGTTTGATGATTTCTTTAATGAGTATCCTTTAAATAGTAAAGTCAATTTTATTTTAGCTGATCTTGGGATTTCTATGTTCCATTACAAAATGAGTGGTAGAGGATTTTCCTTTTTTGAAGATGAAAGATTGGATATGAGACTTAATCCTAGTGATGGGAGTCTTAGTGCTTATGATATTGTCAATACGTTTGACAAAAAACGACTTGAAAATTTAATTTATGAGTTGAGTGGTGAACGTTATTCTAAGAGGATTGTTAAGTCTATATTAGATTATAGAAAGATTAAGAAAATAGAAACTTCAAGAGAGATAAGTGATATAGTTAGCAAAGCGTATCCTAGGATAAATCTTAAAATAAATCCAGCAACTAAGACGTTTCAAGCGTTAAGAATTTATGTCAATGATGAGCTTTTCCGTTTAAAGAGAAGTTTGCCTTTATGGGTAGAGAGTCTAGCAAGTAATGGGATCTTAGCTATTATTACATTTCATTCATTGGAAGATAAAATTGTAAAAGAGTTTTTTAAGGGTTTAAGTAAAGAACAATATTGTGTACTTACTAAAAAGCCCATAGTGTCAAGCTTTGAAGAGAAGAAATGCAATAATGCTTCAAGAAGTGCTAAGCTTAGAGCCATAAAAAAATTGTGTGAGTCAAATGAGCAAGATTGA
- a CDS encoding NAD(+)/NADH kinase, with translation MKSKVLIYVNYSNSDAEVLACEVQKYLEYKYGVLSLFAGGDKFSEILPDDNLIFAITLGGDGTVLLASSLLLKNDIDIPIISINLGKVGFLADIKPKDFKEVIDKFFDNSLVIHRKYLLSISAYDNGNNMFTKYALNDVIIRSSILNKLIYVNLKVNSEDFLSYRSDGIIFATPTGSTGYSFSAGGSILESDLQAFILTPISPHSVYNRSFVFSIGSKLSLSFQKGYSLNSASIFVDGINIGKFGVDIIFELKLDNKSLRFASFCTDTFVRRLKNKLL, from the coding sequence ATGAAGAGTAAAGTTTTAATTTACGTCAATTACTCAAATTCAGATGCTGAGGTTCTTGCTTGTGAAGTACAAAAATATCTTGAATATAAATATGGTGTTTTAAGTTTATTTGCGGGGGGTGATAAATTCTCAGAGATATTGCCTGATGATAATTTGATTTTTGCAATAACTTTGGGTGGCGATGGTACGGTTTTATTAGCTAGTAGCTTGCTTTTGAAAAATGATATTGATATTCCAATTATTTCAATAAATTTGGGCAAAGTAGGCTTTTTAGCAGATATAAAACCCAAAGATTTTAAAGAAGTAATAGATAAGTTTTTTGATAACTCTTTAGTGATACATAGAAAGTATTTGCTTAGTATTAGTGCTTATGATAATGGAAATAATATGTTTACCAAGTATGCTTTAAATGATGTAATTATTCGTTCTAGCATTCTTAATAAATTGATTTATGTAAATCTTAAGGTTAATTCGGAAGATTTTCTCTCATATAGGAGTGATGGGATAATATTTGCAACTCCTACAGGTTCCACCGGATATTCTTTCTCAGCAGGTGGATCTATTTTAGAATCGGATTTGCAGGCTTTTATCTTAACCCCTATTTCTCCGCATTCTGTTTATAATCGTTCTTTTGTTTTTTCAATTGGGAGCAAACTTTCCCTTTCATTTCAGAAAGGGTATTCATTAAATTCAGCATCAATTTTCGTTGATGGCATTAATATTGGTAAATTTGGTGTTGATATTATTTTTGAGCTAAAACTTGATAATAAGAGTTTGCGCTTTGCATCATTTTGTACAGATACTTTTGTTAGAAGACTTAAAAATAAGTTATTATAA
- a CDS encoding chemotaxis protein CheW, which produces MSLKEKVVEKKSCLQVACFKIGKESYGVAIEHIREVIKVPLESIYAIPNVPDYITGIYNLRGSVIPLINLNIRFKIPSVYVTEEDRLLTGYLIVNIKDKLLGIFVDKVLKVISFDISKVQEPPATLQTLDRKYISGVVRIENEENFDSEYLILIDIERIFDKSEFEKIPYKENNEE; this is translated from the coding sequence ATGTCTTTAAAAGAAAAAGTTGTTGAGAAAAAGTCTTGCTTACAAGTTGCATGTTTTAAAATAGGTAAGGAGAGTTATGGTGTTGCAATAGAGCATATTAGGGAGGTAATTAAAGTTCCTTTAGAAAGCATATATGCAATACCTAATGTTCCTGATTATATTACAGGTATTTATAATCTTAGAGGGAGTGTTATTCCCTTAATAAATTTAAATATTAGATTTAAAATCCCTTCTGTTTATGTAACCGAAGAAGATAGGCTTTTAACAGGTTATTTAATAGTAAATATAAAAGATAAGCTTTTAGGAATATTTGTAGATAAAGTTTTGAAGGTAATTAGCTTTGATATATCAAAGGTGCAAGAACCTCCTGCGACTTTGCAAACTTTGGATAGAAAATACATATCCGGTGTTGTTAGGATTGAGAATGAAGAAAATTTTGATAGTGAATATTTAATTTTAATTGACATTGAACGGATATTCGACAAAAGTGAATTTGAAAAAATTCCATATAAGGAAAATAATGAAGAGTAA
- a CDS encoding SAM-dependent methyltransferase, translating to MYDIVDEYSRKAKKEGYLARSVYKLIEIDKRFSLFSSGNVLDIGAAPGSFSQYAYGKLKDGVLVAVDLNDINLDFISNFYFIKGSIYINEVCQKIEAFGPYSLIISDAAPKTTGNRLVDTSNSFDLNMKIVELASKILVRGGNLLLKVFQGGEEEQLFCKLKNCFKLVKKIRPKAVRKNSFEIYFLSKDFIKLDTNV from the coding sequence ATGTATGATATTGTTGATGAGTATTCACGAAAAGCTAAAAAAGAAGGATATCTTGCTAGGTCTGTTTATAAGTTAATAGAAATTGATAAAAGATTTTCTTTGTTTTCTTCTGGCAATGTATTGGATATTGGGGCAGCTCCTGGCAGTTTTTCGCAATATGCTTATGGTAAGCTTAAAGATGGAGTTCTTGTTGCAGTTGACCTTAATGATATAAACCTTGATTTTATTAGTAATTTTTATTTTATTAAAGGTAGTATATACATTAATGAGGTTTGTCAGAAAATTGAAGCTTTTGGCCCTTATAGTTTGATTATAAGTGATGCTGCACCTAAGACTACTGGTAATAGATTAGTTGATACAAGCAATTCTTTTGATTTGAATATGAAAATAGTCGAATTGGCTTCTAAAATTTTGGTAAGAGGCGGGAATTTATTGCTTAAAGTTTTTCAAGGGGGCGAAGAAGAACAGCTTTTTTGTAAGCTTAAGAATTGTTTCAAGCTTGTAAAGAAAATTAGACCTAAAGCTGTTCGGAAAAATTCCTTTGAAATTTATTTTTTATCTAAGGATTTTATTAAATTGGATACAAATGTTTAA